The proteins below come from a single Microbulbifer sp. Q7 genomic window:
- a CDS encoding biopolymer transporter ExbD, whose amino-acid sequence MKRESRRMKRMARSRKRKTQGMNLTSLMDVFTILVFFLLTNSATNEAIEAPRVITLPDSVVESKPRKTVTLMVTHDEVLIEAKPVMATEDLFQSEELVIEAIQQAMVEEVGKAVTMAESELEEAKAALAERAAAGEDVAEAMAELLAEPPEVNILADRTVPFAVLKKVMSSCTNAGYTRISLAVIQKASQS is encoded by the coding sequence ATGAAACGTGAAAGCAGACGCATGAAGCGCATGGCGCGGAGCCGCAAGCGCAAAACCCAGGGGATGAACCTTACCTCGCTGATGGATGTGTTCACCATTCTGGTGTTCTTCCTGCTGACCAACAGTGCGACTAACGAAGCCATCGAGGCGCCGAGGGTCATTACCCTGCCGGACTCGGTAGTGGAGTCCAAGCCGCGTAAAACGGTCACCCTGATGGTGACGCATGACGAAGTGCTGATCGAAGCCAAGCCGGTCATGGCTACCGAAGACCTCTTTCAGAGCGAAGAGCTGGTGATTGAGGCTATTCAGCAGGCCATGGTGGAAGAAGTAGGCAAGGCCGTGACCATGGCAGAATCCGAGCTGGAAGAAGCGAAAGCGGCCCTGGCAGAGCGCGCCGCCGCGGGCGAGGATGTGGCGGAAGCCATGGCCGAGCTGTTGGCGGAGCCACCAGAGGTCAATATTCTCGCCGACCGCACGGTGCCGTTTGCGGTGCTGAAGAAGGTTATGTCCAGCTGCACCAATGCCGGATACACGCGAATTTCCCTGGCGGTGATTCAAAAAGCATCTCAGAGTTAG
- a CDS encoding biopolymer transporter ExbD, translating to MRSRRHGRTKETPELDITAFLNLMVVLVPFLLVSAVFSRVTILELNMPSGAGGGAADPGVSLEVVVRKQVLEISDGDKVIARFPNLNQEAASDGGAEVATDGESAVPLDENGLPIILPTEEVYDLAKLREFLLRIKESYPDKTDSILLMEQDVAYEHLVGIMDAVRSTQVMPKVEEGAQPDPEAKPETLELFPDISLGDAP from the coding sequence ATGAGAAGCAGGCGTCACGGTAGAACAAAAGAAACCCCGGAGCTGGACATCACCGCGTTCCTCAACCTGATGGTTGTGCTGGTGCCGTTCCTGCTGGTTTCCGCAGTGTTTTCCCGGGTCACTATCCTGGAGCTCAATATGCCGAGCGGGGCTGGGGGCGGAGCCGCAGACCCGGGAGTGAGTCTGGAAGTGGTCGTTCGCAAGCAGGTGCTCGAAATCAGCGACGGCGATAAAGTCATCGCGCGCTTTCCCAACCTGAATCAGGAAGCGGCCAGCGATGGCGGTGCGGAGGTGGCTACCGACGGTGAGAGTGCCGTGCCGCTGGATGAAAACGGCCTGCCGATCATCCTGCCCACCGAAGAGGTCTATGACTTGGCCAAACTGCGGGAATTCCTGCTGCGGATCAAAGAGTCGTATCCGGATAAAACAGACTCCATTCTGTTGATGGAGCAGGATGTGGCTTATGAGCATCTGGTGGGCATCATGGACGCGGTGCGTAGCACACAGGTGATGCCAAAGGTGGAAGAGGGTGCACAACCGGACCCTGAGGCAAAGCCGGAGACTCTGGAACTCTTTCCCGATATTTCCCTGGGAGACGCGCCATGA